Proteins encoded by one window of Streptomyces sp. NBC_01477:
- a CDS encoding HelD family protein has protein sequence MTLPDAALSDALTEERSYHDACRTALGAMIDGAQDQVIVGENASASGADAEVLGYRLRSQAEELRELPAGPLFFGRLGFAQDAATAGGHAGQSYHIGRVRISRHPAAPPLVVDWRAPVSRAFYQAGPHDPRGVAVRRRFGWTAGSRGDSADLTGLEDEHLGAGEARESGIVAGEIERPRVGPMRDIAATIQPEQDDLVRQDVTTSICVQGAPGTGKTAVGLHRAAYLLYTFPQRVQRGGMLILGPNRTFLAYIREVLPALGESGVRQSTVEDEIAGHPVQARDTEAAALVKHDLRMAGVLRRALYARVRPEGAESFVLPDGSYRWRIPSGELARIVRDVRAEEPAYAVGRDRTRTRVVRAVQEEAERRTGPRTGSWTSRVSRSRPVTALVNAVWPAVRPEEVLADLFTRPDVLAAAAEGVLGDAEQKALLWAGPPRSSTSARWSAADLVLLDELAGLIERPAGYGHVVIDEAQDLSPMQCRAIARRSAFGSLTVLGDLAQGTTPWAARDWSELLGHLGKPDGVVTPLTTGFRLPGAVAALADRLLEHLDADVPPARSLRRDGDLRIEAADDTAAATATAVRAALAHEGSIGVIAADAEAPRLRDALVAAGIPVSGPDGAGARVSVVPASAVKGLEYDHAVVVEPAAIVQAEPRGLNRLYVALTRAVSRLHVIHSAPLPPALARTA, from the coding sequence ATGACACTCCCCGACGCCGCTCTCAGTGATGCCCTCACCGAGGAACGCAGCTACCACGACGCATGCCGCACCGCGCTGGGCGCGATGATCGACGGAGCCCAGGACCAGGTGATCGTCGGCGAGAACGCCTCCGCGTCCGGCGCCGACGCCGAAGTGCTCGGGTACCGGCTGCGCAGCCAGGCCGAAGAGCTTCGCGAACTCCCCGCGGGACCCCTGTTCTTCGGCCGCCTCGGCTTCGCCCAGGACGCCGCCACCGCGGGTGGCCACGCCGGGCAGAGCTACCACATCGGCCGGGTCCGCATCTCCCGGCACCCCGCCGCCCCGCCGCTCGTGGTCGACTGGCGCGCCCCCGTGTCCCGCGCGTTCTACCAGGCGGGCCCGCACGACCCGCGAGGCGTCGCCGTGCGGCGGCGGTTCGGCTGGACGGCCGGGAGCCGGGGCGACTCCGCCGATCTGACCGGCCTGGAGGACGAGCACCTGGGCGCGGGCGAAGCGCGGGAGAGCGGCATCGTCGCCGGTGAGATCGAGCGCCCCCGGGTCGGACCGATGCGCGACATCGCCGCCACCATCCAGCCGGAACAGGACGACCTCGTACGCCAGGACGTCACCACCTCGATCTGCGTCCAAGGCGCCCCGGGCACCGGGAAGACCGCGGTGGGCCTGCACCGCGCGGCCTATCTCCTCTACACCTTTCCGCAGCGCGTCCAGCGCGGCGGAATGCTCATCCTCGGGCCCAACCGCACCTTCCTGGCCTACATCCGCGAAGTGCTCCCCGCGCTCGGCGAGTCCGGTGTGCGGCAGTCCACCGTCGAGGACGAGATCGCCGGCCACCCGGTCCAGGCGCGTGACACCGAGGCCGCGGCCCTGGTGAAGCACGACCTCCGCATGGCCGGGGTCCTGCGCCGGGCGCTCTACGCGCGGGTACGACCCGAGGGAGCCGAGTCCTTCGTCCTGCCCGACGGTTCCTACCGCTGGCGGATCCCGTCAGGGGAGCTGGCGCGGATCGTCCGGGACGTACGGGCCGAGGAACCCGCCTACGCCGTGGGGCGCGACCGTACCCGTACCCGTGTCGTCCGCGCGGTCCAGGAGGAGGCCGAGCGGCGGACGGGACCGCGTACCGGCTCGTGGACCTCCAGGGTGTCGCGGAGCCGACCGGTCACCGCCCTGGTCAACGCGGTCTGGCCCGCCGTACGGCCCGAGGAGGTCCTCGCGGACCTTTTCACCCGTCCGGACGTACTGGCCGCCGCGGCCGAGGGCGTCCTCGGCGACGCCGAGCAGAAGGCGCTGCTGTGGGCCGGGCCGCCGCGGTCGTCCACCTCGGCCCGCTGGTCGGCGGCCGACCTGGTACTGCTCGACGAGCTCGCGGGCCTGATCGAACGCCCCGCCGGCTACGGACATGTCGTCATCGACGAGGCGCAGGACCTGTCGCCGATGCAGTGCCGCGCCATCGCCCGCCGCTCGGCCTTCGGCTCGCTGACCGTCCTCGGCGACCTGGCCCAGGGCACCACCCCCTGGGCCGCGCGCGACTGGTCCGAGCTGCTCGGCCATCTGGGCAAGCCGGACGGCGTCGTCACCCCGCTGACCACGGGCTTCCGCCTCCCCGGCGCGGTCGCCGCCCTCGCCGACCGGCTGCTGGAACACCTCGACGCGGACGTACCTCCCGCCCGCTCCCTGCGCCGCGACGGTGACCTGAGGATCGAGGCGGCGGACGACACCGCGGCGGCGACCGCCACGGCGGTGCGGGCCGCGCTGGCCCATGAGGGCTCCATCGGCGTCATCGCGGCCGACGCCGAGGCGCCCCGCTTGCGCGACGCGCTGGTCGCGGCCGGTATCCCGGTGTCCGGGCCGGACGGGGCGGGTGCGCGGGTCAGTGTGGTGCCGGCCTCGGCCGTCAAGGGACTGGAGTACGACCACGCCGTCGTGGTCGAACCCGCCGCCATCGTCCAGGCCGAGCCGCGCGGCCTGAACCGCCTGTACGTGGCGCTGACCCGGGCCGTCTCGCGCCTCCACGTCATCCATTCGGCGCCGCTGCCGCCCGCGCTGGCCCGGACGGCATGA
- a CDS encoding TetR/AcrR family transcriptional regulator translates to MSNPPGLREHKKQQMYQRLSDTAIALFLDKGFERVTVADVAAAVDISKPTLFRYFPAKEDLVLHRLADHEGEAGRVVVQRPAGCSPLYALRRHFLDGLDRRDPVTGLNDDAEVLAFHRLLYGTPSLVARLHTHLERDEAALADALGGGSAGIRVRLAAGQIVAVQRILAQENWRCIAAGRSADALRPEAAAAAEDAFTQLGAGLSRYA, encoded by the coding sequence ATGAGCAACCCCCCTGGCTTGCGCGAGCACAAGAAGCAGCAGATGTACCAGCGGCTCTCGGACACCGCCATCGCCCTGTTCCTGGACAAGGGCTTCGAGCGCGTGACCGTCGCCGACGTGGCCGCCGCGGTCGACATCTCCAAGCCGACCCTCTTCCGGTACTTCCCGGCCAAGGAGGACCTCGTGCTGCACCGGCTGGCCGACCACGAGGGGGAGGCCGGCCGGGTCGTCGTACAGCGCCCGGCCGGGTGCTCCCCGCTCTACGCCTTGCGGCGGCACTTCCTTGACGGGCTCGACCGGCGCGACCCGGTGACCGGGCTGAACGACGACGCCGAGGTGCTCGCTTTCCACCGGCTGCTGTACGGGACCCCGTCGCTGGTGGCGCGGCTGCACACGCACCTGGAGCGGGACGAGGCCGCGCTCGCGGACGCCCTCGGCGGCGGGAGCGCCGGTATCCGGGTACGGCTTGCCGCCGGGCAGATCGTCGCCGTGCAGCGCATCCTCGCCCAGGAGAACTGGCGGTGTATCGCCGCGGGCCGGAGCGCGGACGCGCTCCGGCCCGAAGCAGCGGCGGCGGCCGAGGACGCCTTCACCCAGCTGGGAGCCGGTCTGTCCCGCTACGCGTGA
- a CDS encoding complex I subunit 5 family protein: MSVATLLPVAVAIPLLGAALLAVTGRVLPRVGCDVLATAVAAADIVCLALLWPHTRGVAVVRLGGWPADVGVVLAADRLGAGLALLAACLVLAVLGYSWRYFDEPAGERSGVFPAMVLVFEAGMVGFALTGDLFNAFVFFELMGAAAYALTGYRIEDPRPLQGALTFGIVTSFAAYCSLLGIGLLYARTGQLGLAAMGRGLAAHRTDLLVVLAFVLVVTAMLVKAAVMPFHFWLPDAHAVAPTPVCMLLSGVMVELGVYGIGRVYWTVFSGAGGVAHDAFRHTFVALGVLTALLGAVMCWKQRHLKRMLAFSTIGHVGLFVAGVAMLTPASTAGIALYVAAHGCAKAALFGLTGVLLDRFGSVDEHGLFGRARDVPWIGALFVAGALALAGLPPFGTGLGKALAEDAAGHAYPWLPAVYVATSALTGGAVLRAALRVFWGAGKEPHSHPDEAQTTGEGEQPETHDPRRRPPPMMIAVPAVLLAACLTLGCLPAVAHALAGGARTFTDPAAYRAAVLGPAGAVPHAGGPLVPSAWTGSGVLLGTVSALAAVLFACLAAFRPRALPHRLSRTVRTCVNGLRRLHSGHLGDYLAWLASGVAVLCAALAGQG; the protein is encoded by the coding sequence GTGAGCGTCGCGACCCTGCTGCCGGTCGCGGTGGCCATCCCGCTGCTCGGCGCGGCCCTGCTCGCGGTCACCGGGCGCGTGCTGCCCCGCGTCGGCTGCGACGTCCTGGCGACCGCCGTCGCCGCGGCCGACATCGTCTGCCTGGCACTGCTGTGGCCGCACACCCGGGGCGTCGCCGTCGTGCGGCTCGGGGGCTGGCCCGCCGACGTCGGCGTCGTCCTGGCGGCCGACCGGCTCGGCGCTGGCCTGGCGCTGCTGGCCGCGTGCCTGGTCCTGGCCGTCCTGGGCTACTCCTGGCGCTACTTCGACGAGCCGGCGGGCGAACGGTCGGGGGTCTTCCCCGCCATGGTGCTGGTGTTCGAGGCCGGCATGGTCGGCTTCGCGCTGACCGGCGACCTCTTCAACGCCTTCGTCTTCTTCGAGCTGATGGGCGCCGCCGCCTACGCCCTGACCGGCTACCGCATCGAGGACCCCAGACCGCTCCAGGGCGCGCTGACCTTCGGCATCGTCACCTCCTTCGCCGCGTACTGCTCGCTGCTCGGCATCGGACTGCTCTACGCCCGCACGGGCCAGCTCGGCCTGGCCGCCATGGGCCGGGGGCTCGCCGCCCACCGCACCGACCTGCTCGTCGTGCTCGCCTTCGTCCTGGTCGTCACGGCCATGCTGGTCAAGGCCGCCGTCATGCCCTTCCACTTCTGGCTGCCCGACGCGCACGCCGTCGCGCCGACACCGGTGTGCATGCTGCTGTCCGGCGTGATGGTCGAACTCGGCGTCTACGGGATCGGCCGGGTCTACTGGACGGTCTTCTCCGGCGCGGGAGGTGTCGCGCACGACGCCTTCCGGCACACCTTCGTCGCCCTGGGCGTCCTCACCGCCCTGCTCGGCGCGGTGATGTGCTGGAAGCAGCGGCACCTCAAGCGCATGCTCGCGTTCTCCACCATCGGCCATGTCGGGCTGTTCGTGGCGGGCGTGGCGATGCTGACGCCCGCGAGCACCGCGGGCATCGCGCTCTACGTGGCGGCGCACGGCTGCGCCAAGGCGGCGCTTTTCGGCCTGACCGGCGTCCTGCTGGACCGCTTCGGATCCGTGGACGAGCACGGGCTGTTCGGGCGGGCGCGCGATGTGCCGTGGATCGGCGCGCTGTTCGTCGCCGGCGCGCTCGCCCTGGCCGGCCTGCCGCCGTTCGGCACGGGGCTCGGCAAGGCGCTGGCCGAGGACGCCGCGGGCCATGCGTACCCCTGGCTCCCGGCCGTCTACGTGGCCACGTCCGCGCTGACCGGAGGCGCTGTGCTGCGCGCGGCGCTGCGGGTCTTCTGGGGCGCGGGAAAGGAGCCGCACAGCCATCCCGACGAGGCGCAGACCACGGGTGAGGGCGAGCAGCCCGAGACGCATGACCCGCGGCGCAGGCCGCCGCCCATGATGATCGCCGTGCCGGCGGTGCTCCTCGCCGCGTGCCTGACTCTCGGCTGCCTTCCCGCCGTCGCCCACGCCCTGGCCGGCGGTGCCCGCACCTTCACCGACCCCGCGGCCTATCGCGCCGCCGTACTCGGCCCGGCCGGCGCGGTCCCGCACGCGGGCGGCCCGCTCGTGCCGTCGGCGTGGACCGGCAGCGGGGTCCTGCTCGGCACGGTGTCGGCGCTCGCGGCGGTCCTCTTCGCCTGCCTCGCCGCTTTTCGCCCCCGGGCCCTGCCGCACCGGCTGTCCCGGACGGTACGCACCTGCGTGAACGGCCTGCGCCGCCTGCACTCCGGGCACCTCGGCGACTATCTCGCGTGGCTCGCGTCGGGGGTGGCCGTGCTGTGCGCTGCGCTGGCGGGGCAGGGGTGA
- a CDS encoding sodium:proton antiporter: MGVWPYLAAGWILLVALYGMVTSRNLIHAIGCLAVAQSSTYVLLLAVGYRDHGTAPVFSDLEPGSRPLVDPIVQALVLTDIVVGATVTALLLALTIQLRKRHGTVDPQALTGLKG; encoded by the coding sequence ATGGGAGTGTGGCCCTACCTCGCCGCGGGCTGGATCCTGCTCGTCGCCCTGTACGGGATGGTGACCAGCAGGAACCTCATCCACGCGATCGGGTGCCTGGCCGTCGCGCAGTCCTCGACGTACGTCCTGCTGCTCGCCGTCGGCTACCGGGACCACGGCACCGCCCCGGTCTTCTCCGACCTCGAACCCGGGTCGCGCCCCCTGGTCGACCCCATCGTGCAGGCCCTCGTGCTGACCGACATCGTCGTCGGCGCCACGGTCACCGCCCTGCTGCTCGCCCTGACCATCCAACTGCGCAAGCGGCACGGCACGGTCGACCCGCAGGCACTCACGGGGCTGAAGGGCTGA
- a CDS encoding MnhB domain-containing protein, producing MSSRARLLMFAVAALAIGVFFAVACTELPRFGGSAHPYGYRVVAAALDHRTANVVSSVNFDVRAFDTLGEESILFTTVLGATLLLRLARDERQVAAASEDVLPTTRLFGAVLLPISLVVGVYIIAHGQLSPGGGFQGGVILATGLHLGYLAADYRVLQRVRPLAALDVADSLAAASFTAMGLAGLAAGGAFLRNVLPLGTFNTITSGGMVPLFNAAVGIEVASGVIVLLAHFLDQAVETTGPRE from the coding sequence GTGAGCTCCCGCGCCCGCCTGCTGATGTTCGCCGTCGCCGCCCTGGCCATCGGCGTGTTCTTCGCCGTCGCCTGCACCGAACTGCCCCGCTTCGGCGGCAGCGCCCACCCGTACGGCTACCGGGTGGTGGCCGCGGCGCTCGACCACCGCACCGCGAACGTCGTGTCGTCGGTGAACTTCGACGTGCGCGCCTTCGACACCCTCGGCGAGGAGTCGATCCTGTTCACCACGGTGCTCGGCGCGACGCTGCTGCTGCGGCTGGCCCGCGACGAGCGCCAGGTGGCGGCGGCCTCGGAGGACGTGCTGCCCACCACCCGGCTCTTCGGCGCGGTGCTGCTGCCCATCAGCCTGGTGGTCGGTGTGTACATCATCGCGCACGGCCAACTCAGCCCCGGCGGCGGCTTCCAGGGCGGAGTCATCCTCGCCACCGGCCTCCACCTCGGCTATCTCGCCGCCGACTACCGCGTGCTCCAGCGGGTACGCCCGCTCGCCGCCCTGGACGTCGCGGACTCCCTCGCGGCGGCCTCGTTCACCGCGATGGGCCTGGCGGGACTGGCAGCAGGCGGCGCCTTCCTGCGGAACGTACTCCCGCTGGGCACCTTCAACACGATCACGTCCGGCGGCATGGTGCCGCTCTTCAACGCCGCCGTCGGGATCGAGGTGGCCTCCGGGGTGATCGTGCTGCTGGCCCACTTCCTCGACCAGGCCGTCGAGACCACCGGACCCCGGGAATAG
- a CDS encoding Na(+)/H(+) antiporter subunit B codes for MNTALVGVALGLVVVCATIAVLCREPARQAVVLAALGLSLSVLFAVLQSPDVALSQLAVGTALTPLLILLTIRKVSRRPAADPRRTDEEAGDGE; via the coding sequence GTGAACACGGCCCTGGTGGGCGTCGCCCTCGGCCTGGTGGTGGTGTGCGCCACGATCGCGGTGCTGTGCCGCGAGCCCGCCCGGCAGGCCGTGGTGCTCGCCGCCCTCGGGCTGTCCCTGTCGGTGCTCTTCGCCGTCCTCCAGTCGCCGGACGTCGCGCTCTCGCAGCTGGCCGTCGGCACCGCGCTGACACCGCTGCTGATCCTGCTGACCATCCGCAAGGTCTCCCGCCGTCCGGCCGCCGACCCGCGGCGCACCGACGAGGAAGCGGGGGACGGGGAGTGA
- a CDS encoding cation:proton antiporter, producing MSAGHVVVLVLLWAGVACVLLSAVALVRLDGAFMRLHALAPASCLGLPLIALAVAVDQGAGRAAVKTLLIGLLFAVGGTASAIAVGKAADKSGEGADR from the coding sequence ATGAGCGCGGGGCATGTGGTCGTACTCGTCCTGCTGTGGGCCGGGGTGGCGTGCGTCCTGCTGTCGGCGGTGGCCCTGGTGCGGCTGGACGGCGCCTTCATGCGGCTGCACGCGCTGGCGCCCGCCTCCTGCCTGGGCCTTCCGCTGATCGCGCTGGCGGTGGCGGTCGACCAGGGCGCGGGGCGCGCGGCGGTCAAGACCCTGCTGATCGGGCTGCTGTTCGCGGTCGGCGGTACGGCGAGCGCCATCGCGGTCGGCAAGGCCGCGGACAAGTCGGGCGAAGGAGCCGACCGGTGA
- a CDS encoding monovalent cation/H+ antiporter complex subunit F, with protein sequence MTAWTAAALALLAGAGPLCLWGVASGRPVRRLVAMSLLSTVVGAVFLVLPRAYGRSSYQDLALTLAVVSPTGTLVFTRFVAGADPDAPDNGASSGAAEEMAGEGP encoded by the coding sequence GTGACCGCCTGGACCGCCGCGGCGCTGGCGCTGCTGGCCGGCGCGGGACCGCTGTGCCTGTGGGGTGTCGCGTCCGGCCGGCCGGTACGGCGGCTGGTCGCCATGTCGCTGCTGTCCACCGTGGTGGGCGCGGTCTTCCTCGTACTCCCGCGGGCCTACGGGCGCTCGTCCTACCAGGACCTGGCGCTGACGCTCGCCGTGGTGTCGCCCACCGGCACGCTCGTCTTCACCCGCTTCGTGGCCGGGGCCGATCCGGACGCCCCTGACAACGGCGCTTCCAGCGGCGCCGCCGAGGAGATGGCGGGGGAAGGCCCATGA
- a CDS encoding STAS domain-containing protein produces MTMERHKPAAGADQAEFPVIAPEGDLDVENLEPLASRLRSAAADSPVVIIDATRITFGDSSLLRVLLEVQRLTEVRIAGPQPAVRRLIELVGFDRVLKVFPSLEAAEAAPVPVR; encoded by the coding sequence ATGACTATGGAGCGCCACAAGCCGGCCGCCGGCGCCGACCAGGCCGAGTTCCCGGTGATCGCCCCCGAAGGCGATCTCGACGTGGAGAATCTCGAACCGCTGGCGAGCCGGCTGCGGTCCGCCGCGGCGGACTCCCCTGTGGTGATCATCGACGCCACCCGCATCACCTTCGGCGACTCCAGCCTGCTGCGGGTGCTGCTCGAAGTGCAGCGGCTCACCGAAGTACGGATCGCCGGCCCGCAGCCCGCGGTGCGGCGGCTCATCGAACTGGTCGGCTTCGACCGGGTCCTGAAGGTGTTCCCCTCGCTGGAGGCGGCCGAGGCGGCGCCGGTCCCGGTGCGGTGA
- a CDS encoding glycosyltransferase — protein MAVVVPARNEEALLPAALDALAAASRHPLLAGLRVLTVVVADSCHDRTAAVARRAGALVVEGDYRNPGRARAAGTDRALAELGAPAGGIWIAATDADSVVPPDWLAHQRARAHEGWAAVVGTVVLPPSAAAERHARGYEAGRPPAGTPWRHPHVHGANLGVAAYAYRDAGGFPPLGAGEDRALVAALEGRGHRVLRTADSPVLTSARLRARARGGFGDHLAALAAGQGAG, from the coding sequence ATGGCCGTCGTCGTGCCGGCCCGCAACGAGGAGGCGCTGCTGCCCGCGGCGCTCGACGCACTGGCCGCCGCGTCCCGGCACCCGCTGCTCGCCGGGCTGCGCGTGCTCACCGTGGTCGTCGCGGACTCCTGCCACGACAGGACCGCCGCGGTCGCCCGCCGCGCGGGCGCGCTCGTCGTGGAGGGCGACTACCGCAACCCCGGCCGCGCCCGCGCCGCCGGCACCGACCGGGCACTGGCCGAACTCGGCGCGCCCGCGGGCGGGATCTGGATCGCGGCGACCGACGCGGACAGCGTCGTCCCTCCCGACTGGCTCGCCCACCAGCGCGCCCGCGCCCACGAGGGCTGGGCGGCGGTCGTCGGCACCGTCGTCCTGCCGCCCTCCGCCGCCGCCGAGCGCCACGCACGCGGCTACGAGGCCGGGCGCCCACCGGCGGGGACGCCCTGGCGGCACCCGCACGTACACGGCGCCAACCTCGGCGTGGCCGCCTACGCCTACCGCGACGCGGGCGGTTTCCCGCCGCTGGGCGCGGGCGAGGACCGCGCCCTGGTGGCCGCGCTCGAAGGGCGCGGCCACCGCGTCCTGCGCACCGCGGACTCCCCGGTACTCACCTCCGCGCGCCTGCGGGCCCGGGCCCGTGGCGGGTTCGGCGACCACCTGGCCGCGCTGGCGGCGGGTCAGGGCGCGGGCTGA
- a CDS encoding SAM-dependent methyltransferase, which translates to MTGSGTPTGYFDTMYRDADDPWHLTERWYEQRKYDLTVAALPLPRYRRAFEPACSVGELTRRLAPRCDAVLACDRVASAVRTARSRTAEFPQVTVERMTVPDEWPEGTFDLVVLSEVLYYFEPTQLDALLARTVASLEPGGTLVTVHWDHPVPEHRSTGTGVAAVVGATAGLHLVADHREDDFVLQVHQRAGHDGQPPASPAAREGLV; encoded by the coding sequence ATGACCGGCTCCGGCACGCCGACCGGCTACTTCGACACGATGTACCGCGACGCCGACGACCCGTGGCACCTGACGGAGCGCTGGTACGAGCAGCGCAAGTACGACCTGACGGTCGCGGCGCTCCCGCTGCCGCGATACCGCCGAGCCTTCGAGCCCGCCTGCTCGGTCGGCGAACTCACCCGGCGCCTCGCCCCGCGCTGCGACGCCGTGCTCGCCTGCGACCGCGTGGCCTCGGCCGTCCGCACCGCCCGCTCGCGTACCGCGGAATTCCCGCAGGTGACCGTGGAGCGGATGACCGTGCCGGACGAATGGCCCGAGGGGACCTTCGACCTGGTGGTGCTGTCGGAAGTCCTCTACTACTTCGAACCAACGCAGCTGGACGCGCTGCTGGCCCGCACGGTCGCGAGCCTGGAGCCGGGCGGCACCCTCGTCACCGTGCACTGGGACCACCCCGTGCCCGAGCACCGCAGCACCGGGACCGGCGTCGCCGCGGTCGTCGGCGCGACCGCGGGGCTGCACCTGGTGGCCGACCACCGCGAGGACGACTTCGTCCTCCAGGTCCACCAGCGCGCCGGCCACGACGGACAGCCGCCGGCCAGTCCCGCGGCGCGTGAGGGACTGGTGTGA
- a CDS encoding PIG-L deacetylase family protein, whose product MTEQQGRSGPAHANPIQAPGTDERLWQAWDGWEGLPECRLPRTGRVVVVAAHPDDEVLAAGGTIALLAGAGVGLTLVSVTDGERSHPHSTVHTPREMAGIRAAEVKDALAELGASAAEVVRLHVPDTETPFHEDEIAKKLAGPLSGAALCLTPWIGDVHGDHEAVGRATLAAARTADVPVLMYPVWMWHWARPDDPALPWTSAQRVTLTPDAVARKRAAVERFASQIRPLGPGPGDAPVLPPDEIAHHLRHVEVVFG is encoded by the coding sequence GTGACGGAGCAGCAGGGGCGCTCGGGACCCGCCCACGCCAACCCCATCCAGGCGCCCGGCACCGACGAGCGCCTCTGGCAGGCGTGGGACGGCTGGGAGGGGCTGCCCGAATGCCGGCTGCCGCGCACCGGACGCGTGGTGGTCGTGGCCGCCCACCCCGACGACGAGGTGCTGGCCGCCGGCGGCACGATCGCGCTGCTCGCCGGCGCGGGCGTCGGCCTGACCCTCGTGTCGGTCACCGACGGCGAGCGGTCCCACCCGCACAGCACCGTCCACACCCCGCGGGAGATGGCCGGGATCAGGGCCGCCGAGGTCAAGGACGCCCTCGCGGAACTGGGCGCGTCCGCCGCCGAGGTGGTCCGCCTGCACGTGCCCGACACCGAGACCCCCTTCCACGAGGACGAGATCGCCAAGAAGCTCGCCGGCCCGCTGTCCGGCGCCGCGCTGTGCCTGACCCCGTGGATCGGCGACGTGCACGGCGACCACGAGGCCGTGGGCCGCGCCACGCTGGCCGCCGCCCGCACCGCGGACGTGCCGGTGCTGATGTACCCGGTGTGGATGTGGCACTGGGCGCGGCCCGACGACCCCGCCCTGCCCTGGACCTCCGCGCAGCGCGTGACGCTCACCCCGGACGCGGTCGCGCGCAAGCGGGCCGCCGTCGAGCGCTTCGCCAGCCAGATCCGGCCGCTCGGCCCGGGACCCGGCGACGCGCCGGTCCTGCCCCCGGACGAGATCGCCCACCACCTCCGGCACGTCGAGGTGGTCTTCGGATGA
- a CDS encoding acyl-CoA dehydrogenase, whose protein sequence is MPSTTHDAITAALATGPAGSRAPTGFSADAARASTAAAFADRVDDIDAGRLDFPLPGGGRTAARFRALTAVAADDLCVARLVEGHVDATAILAELDGPRAGAGERWGVWAAEPPGEGLTATRTDQGWTLNGLKPYCSGAHSCTHALVTATAGEDRRLFAVATADPGCRPVPGTWRALGMAGSDTPDVRFDGVHAVAVGGVREYLTRPGFQHGGIGVAACWYGGALAVAEALRTAAGRREDVLTDAHMGAVDMRLHAAGAVLAQAAVEIDLDPDDTGGTARLRSLRTRAFVESVCADVLTHVGRATGAGPLCRDERHARTAADLTVYIRQHHAERNLAELGGLVARKEHS, encoded by the coding sequence ATGCCCAGCACCACCCATGACGCGATCACCGCTGCCCTTGCGACGGGGCCGGCCGGTTCGCGCGCCCCGACCGGCTTCTCCGCGGACGCCGCGCGGGCGAGTACCGCCGCCGCCTTCGCCGACCGGGTGGACGACATCGACGCCGGGCGGCTCGACTTCCCGCTGCCGGGCGGCGGACGCACGGCAGCCCGCTTCCGCGCTCTGACCGCGGTCGCGGCGGACGACCTCTGCGTGGCCCGGCTGGTCGAGGGCCACGTCGACGCGACGGCGATCCTCGCGGAGCTGGACGGCCCGCGGGCCGGCGCCGGCGAGCGCTGGGGCGTCTGGGCGGCGGAACCGCCGGGGGAGGGGCTGACCGCCACCCGGACGGACCAGGGCTGGACGCTGAACGGCCTCAAGCCGTACTGCTCCGGCGCGCACAGCTGCACCCACGCCCTGGTGACCGCCACCGCGGGCGAGGACCGCCGGCTCTTCGCGGTGGCGACGGCGGACCCCGGCTGCCGCCCCGTCCCCGGCACCTGGCGGGCGCTGGGCATGGCGGGCAGCGACACCCCCGACGTGCGCTTCGACGGCGTGCACGCCGTCGCCGTCGGCGGCGTCCGGGAGTATCTGACCCGGCCCGGCTTCCAGCACGGCGGCATCGGTGTCGCCGCCTGCTGGTACGGCGGCGCGCTCGCCGTCGCGGAAGCCCTGCGCACAGCGGCCGGGCGGCGCGAGGACGTCCTGACCGACGCCCACATGGGCGCCGTCGACATGCGGCTGCACGCGGCCGGGGCCGTGCTCGCGCAGGCAGCGGTCGAGATCGACCTCGACCCGGACGACACCGGCGGCACCGCCCGGCTCAGGAGCCTGCGCACCCGGGCGTTCGTCGAGTCGGTGTGCGCGGACGTCCTGACGCACGTGGGACGCGCCACCGGAGCCGGGCCGCTGTGCCGCGACGAGCGGCACGCGCGTACCGCCGCCGACCTGACCGTCTACATCCGCCAGCACCACGCGGAACGCAATCTCGCGGAACTGGGCGGCCTCGTCGCCCGTAAGGAGCACTCGTGA
- a CDS encoding LPFR motif small protein: MFKAVADVLRSIGGAIATVVSLPFRAVARLFGGASDSAHGHH, translated from the coding sequence ATGTTCAAGGCAGTCGCAGACGTTCTCCGCTCGATCGGCGGCGCGATAGCCACCGTCGTCAGCCTGCCCTTCCGCGCGGTCGCCCGGCTCTTCGGCGGCGCCTCCGACAGCGCCCACGGGCACCACTGA